The Metasolibacillus fluoroglycofenilyticus region TGTGCCTCATCTAAAATAGTGCCTTTGTCTGGTAACACAACAATATCAGATACGCCTACCGTAATCCCCGCACGAGTAGAATATTTAAAGCCTAAATCTTTCATACGGTCTAACATTTTTGATGTTTCCGTAATATGGAATCGCTTGAATACTTCCGCAATAACATTCCCTAGGAACTTTTTACGGAATGGAGGCACTACTGGTACAGCTGCAAAGTATTTTTGTAGAACTGCTTTGCGTTGTGCATCAATTTTTTCAGCTTCTGATAAGTCAGCATAGCCTTCAGTCGCTTCCAATTCAGCCAATTGTTCCGCATCGATTGCTAATTTTGCAAAGTATTTTTCAGGCGTTTTTTGCTCTAGGTTTACATCTGTTGGCTCATTAATGTACGGGAATGATTCTGGTAAAATTTCATTGAAAATTACTTTACCAACAGTTGTTAATAAGAACATTTTATTTTGCTCTTCCGTAAATGTTTCATTATGGACAGAGCTTGCATGGATGGCAATACGTGTGTGTAAATGAACATGGCCATTTTGGTATGCGATTAACACTTCGTCAGGACCGTAGAAAACAGACCCTTCACCACGAGCTCCTTCACGCTCAAGCGTCAAGTAATAGTTACCTAATACCATATCTTGAGATGGAGTAACTACTGGTTTACCATCTTTAGGGTTTAAAATGTTTTGTGCTGCTAACATTAATAAACGAGCTTCCGCTTGCGCTTCTGCTGATAATGGAACATGGACCGCCATTTGGTCACCATCAAAGTCAGCGTTGTAGGCTGTACATACTAATGGATGTAGACGAATTGCACGACCTTCCACTAATGTCGGCTCGAACGCTTGAATACCTAGTCGGTGAAGCGTCGGTGCACGGTTTAGAAGTACAGGGTGCTCACGTATAACATCCTCTAATACATCCCAAACCTCATTGTGTAAACGCTCAATTTTGCGTTTTGCACTCTTAATATTATGGGCTAGACCACGCTCTACTAATTCCTTCATTACGAAAGGCTTAAATAGCTCGATTGCCATCTCTTTCGGAAGACCACATTGGTACATTTTTAAATTCGGTCCTACTACGATAACTGAACGACCAGAGTAGTCTACACGTTTACCTAATAAGTTTTGACGGAAGCGACCTTGTTTCCCTTTCAGCATATGTGAAAGTGATTTTAAAGGACGGTTACCAGGACCTGTTACTGGACGACCACGACGACCATTGTCGATTAAAGCATCTACCGCTTCCTGTAACATACGCTTTTCGTTTTGGACGATAATGCTAGGTGCACCAAGGTCTAATAAACGTTTTAAACGGTTATTACGGTTAATTACACGACGGTAAAGATCGTTTAAGTCTGATGTTGCGAAACGTCCACCATCTAATTGAACCATCGGACGAAGCTCTGGAGGAATAACAGGTAGTACATCTAAAATCATCCACTCCGGTTTATTGCCAGAGTTACGGAATGATTCCACTACTTCAAGGCGCTTAATTGCACGTGTACGACGTTGTCCTTGAGCTGTTTTTAATTCTTCCTTTAATGTGATTGTTTCATTTTCAAGATCAATTTTTTCAAGTAATTTTTTTATCGCTTCCGCACCCATCGCTGCATCAAATGATGCACCGAATTTTTCACGGTAAGCACGGTATTCCTTTTCAGAAAGTAGCTGCTTGCTTTCTAAGTTTGTATCTGCTGGGTTAATTACTACGTAAGATGCAAAATAAATAACTTCCTCAAGCGCGCGTGGAGACATATCTAAAATAAGACCCATGCGGCTCGGAATTCCTTTAAAATACCAAATGTGAGATACAGGAGCAGCAAGCTCAATATGTCCCATTCTCTCACGGCGTACTTTTGCACGCGTAACTTCTACACCACAGCGATCACAAACTACACCTTTATAACGAACGCGTTTGTATTTACCACAATGACATTCCCAGTCCTTTGTAGGGCCGAAAATGCGCTCACAGAAAAGACCATCTTTTTCTGGCTTTAATGTACGGTAGTTGATTGTTTCTGGCTTCTTTACTTCGCCATATGACCAAGAACGTATCTTATCTGGTGAAGCTAAGCCGATTTTCATATATTCAAATTCATTAACGTCTATCAAGGAGCCTACCTCCCTTTAGTCTAAGTCTTTATAAAGACCTTTCCGTAGCTCGACATTCATCATCGTTTCATTTGAAAAAATTCAAAAAACGGGCAGGGCAAAATCCTGCCCGATACTGGTTACTCTACAGTTTCTACTGTGTCGCCTTCCTCATCTGTCGGCACAATGTTTAATGCATCAGCCGGTTGAAGATCGTCTTCTTCATCAAGATCACGAAGCTCTACTTCTTCATTGTTGATTGTTAGCATTTTTACATCCATACCTAAAGATTGAAGCTCTTTAATCAATACTTTAAATGATTCAGGAACACCTGGCTCTGGCACACTTTCACCTTTAACGATTGCTTCGTATGTTTTCACACGACCTACAACATCATCTGATTTAACAGTTAAAATCTCTTGTAATGTGTATGCAGCACCGTATGCTTCAAGTGCCCAAACTTCCATCTCACCAAAGCGCTGACCACCAAATTGTGCTTTACCACCAAGTGGCTGTTGCGTTACAAGTGAGTATGGTCCTGTCGAACGTGCGTGTAGCTTATCATCAACCATATGTGCAAGCTTAATCATATACATGACACCCACTGATACACGGTTATCGAATGGCTCACCTGAACGTCCATCATATAAAATTGTTTTACCATCACGGTCCATACCCGCTTCTTCCATCGTTTCCCAAACATCTTCTTCATTTGCACCATCGAATACTGGTGTTGCCATATGAATACCTAAATAACGTGAAGCCATACCTAAATGTAGCTCTAGCACTTGTCCGATATTCATACGTGAAGGAACACCAAGTGGGTTTAACATGATGTCAACAGGTGTACCATCTGGCATAAACGGCATATCTTCCTCTGGTAAAATACGTGAAATTACACCTTTGTTACCGTGACGTCCAGCCATTTTATCTCCAACGCGGATTTTACGTTTTTGAACGATATACGCGCGAACTAATTGGTTTACACCCGGTGGTAATTCATCGCCATCTTCACGGTTGAAGACTTTCACATCAAGTACGATACCGCCTGCTCCATGTGGTACACGTAAAGATGTGTCACGAACTTCACGTGCTTTTTCACCAAAGATTGCGTGTAATAAACGTTCTTCTGCAGTTAATTCCGTAACTCCTTTAGGCGTTACTTTCCCTACAAGAATATCGCCGTCACGTACTTCCGCACCAATGCGAATAATTCCACGCTCATCTAAATTGCGCAGTGCATCTTCCCCAACGTTCGGAATATCACGCGTAATTTCTTCAGGTCCTAATTTTGTATCACGAGACTCTGACTCATATTCTTCAATATGAACAGATGTGTACACATCATCTTTTACTAGGCGTTCGCTCATAATAACAGCATCTTCATAGTTGAAGCCATCCCATGTCATGAAGGCTACTAGCACGTTACGACCAAGTGCTAACTCACCCTTCTCCATCGATGGACCGTCAGCTAAAATATCTTTTGGCTTTACGCGGTCTCCAACTTTAACAATTGGGCGCTGGTTATAAGATGTACCTTGGTTAGAGCGAACGAATTTCTGAACTTTATATTTCGTTAAATCGCCTTTTACTTCTTTGCCGTCAACTGTTTCAATACGTCGTACATGAATTGAGCGTGCTTCTACATGCTCAACAATCCCTTCGTATTTAGCAACTACAGCAGCACCTGAGTCACGCGCGTCAACATGCTCCATCCCCGTACCTACGAAAGGCGCTTCAGGATTTAATAACGGAACAGCTTGACGTTGCATGTTTGCACCCATTAATGCACGGTTCGAGTCATCGTTTTCTAAGAAAGGAATACATGCTGTCGCTACAGACACTACCTGTCTTGGCGATACGTCCATGTAATCAATCTTATCTTTTTTGAATACCGTATTGTCGCCTCGGAAGCGCCCTACGATTTCGTCTTTTGTAAATGTACCATCCTCATTTAATAATGAGTTTGCCTGTGCAACGACGTAGTTATCCTCTTCGTCAGCCGTTAAGTAATCAATTTGCTCCGTCACTTGACCCGTATCTGGATCTACACGACGATACGGCGTTTCGATAAAGCCGAATTTATTAATTTTCGCGAATGATGAAAGGGAGTTAATTAAACCAATGTTTGGACCCTCAGGCGTTTCAATTGGACACATACGACCGTAGTGAGAGTAGTGAACGTCACGCACTTCCATACCAGCACGCTCACGTGTTAAACCACCTGGGCCTAATGCTGATAAACGACGCTTGTTCGTCAATTCTGCAAGCGGGTTTGTTTGGTCCATGAATTGCGATAATTGAGAGCTACCAAAGAATTCTTTAATAGATGCAATTACCGGGCGAATATTGATCAATTGTTGCGGCACAATCGACGCTGTGTCATTAATCGACATACGCTCACGTACAACACGCTCCATACGAGATAAACCGATACGGAATTGGTTTTGCAATAGCTCACCAACTGAACGAATACGACGATTTCCTAAGTGGTCGATATCGTCTGTGTTACCAACACCGTATAGTAAATTAAAGAAATAAGAAACAGAAGCTAAAATATCAGCTGGAACGATGTTTTTCACTTCTTCTTCGACATAAGCATTTGAAATAACATTGATTTCTTTTTGTGCTTCATCGTTTGGCGCATAGATTTTAATTGTTTGGATTGTAATATCGTCCTCTAATACGCCGCCAACTTGAGATAGCTTGCGGAAACCGATGCCGTTTTCTAAATAAGGAATTAACTTATCTAGTGTGCGTCGGTCAAGAACAGTACCTTTTTCAACTAAAATTTCGCCTGTTTCTGGATCTGCTAATGTTTCTGCAATTGTTTGGTTAAATAAGCGATTTTTAATATGCAACTTTTTATTCATTTTATAGCGACCAACATTCGCTAAATCATAGCGTTTTGCATCGAAGAAGCGAGAGAATAATAAACTTTTCGCACTTTCTACTGTTGGAGGCTCACCTGGACGCAGACGCTCATAAATTTCAAGAAGTGCTTTTTCAGTACTTTCTGTGTTATCTTTTTCAAGCGTATTGCGTAAATATTCATTGTCACCGATGATATCGATAATTTCTTGGTCTGAACCGAAGCCCAATGCACGAAGTAACACTGTAACCGGTAGTTTACGTGTACGATCGATACGAACGTAAACAACGTCCTTCGCATCTGTTTCGTATTCAAGCCACGCACCACGGTTCGGAATTACTGTTGCACCAAAGCCCTTTTTACCGTTTTTGTCCGTTTTATCATGGAAGTAAACACTTGGTGAACGGACTAGCTGTGAAACGATAACGCGCTCAGCACCATTAATAATAAATGTGCCTGTTTCCGTCATTAAAGGGAAATCCCCCATAAAGACGTCTTGCTCTTTTACTTCATCTGTTTCCTTGTTGTGCAAACGTACTTTCACACGTAATGGTGCGGCATACGTTACATCACGTTCCTTGCACTCATCCACATCATACTTCGGTTCCCCTAAAGCATAATCGATGAATTCAAGTGAAAGATTACCTGTAAAATCTTCGATTGGCGAAATGTCGTGGAACATTTCACGCAATCCTTCTGCAAAGAACCACTCATAAGATGCTGTTTGAATCTCGATTAAATTCGGAAGCTCAAGCACCTCTTTAATACGCGCAAAACTTCTGCGCTGGCGGTGTCGTCCGTACTGAACTAGTTGACCTGTCAACTCATTCACCCCTCAATAAAGCGATAATAGGTCTTTGCAAAACCATACAAATAGTGTATGATTTCGAAAGACAAAAAGAAAACGAGTCTTTATAAAAAGCTCATTTTCGGTTAAACTCAATTACACCTCAAGCTAACTTTAGTCCGGTTTTTTTCGAATGAGTACGAAAACTCCCCTTAAAAAACTGTAACATTTGCCAGAGGCTTTAGGCCAACTTGATGTTGGTCACTCAGTCGCTACCACTGGATGTGGCGCTCTTAAACTGCACTTCTCTCCATCAGCGAAAATTGAATCTCCCACTGAAAGAAAGCAAGATAAATAATTCAGCCCGCCACCTATCTAAAAGATGAGAGCTCTTAATAAATTAAGATAAACTAAATTCTCGCAAAACATACCCTACTTAAAATCAAATTCATACAAAAGGGCATACTTCTTCAAAATAATAATTTTGCATTTTATTATATTATCACAGTCAATTTGTCAAGTCAATATTTTAGCGTGAATTGACTTGACAAAAGTTA contains the following coding sequences:
- the rpoC gene encoding DNA-directed RNA polymerase subunit beta' gives rise to the protein MIDVNEFEYMKIGLASPDKIRSWSYGEVKKPETINYRTLKPEKDGLFCERIFGPTKDWECHCGKYKRVRYKGVVCDRCGVEVTRAKVRRERMGHIELAAPVSHIWYFKGIPSRMGLILDMSPRALEEVIYFASYVVINPADTNLESKQLLSEKEYRAYREKFGASFDAAMGAEAIKKLLEKIDLENETITLKEELKTAQGQRRTRAIKRLEVVESFRNSGNKPEWMILDVLPVIPPELRPMVQLDGGRFATSDLNDLYRRVINRNNRLKRLLDLGAPSIIVQNEKRMLQEAVDALIDNGRRGRPVTGPGNRPLKSLSHMLKGKQGRFRQNLLGKRVDYSGRSVIVVGPNLKMYQCGLPKEMAIELFKPFVMKELVERGLAHNIKSAKRKIERLHNEVWDVLEDVIREHPVLLNRAPTLHRLGIQAFEPTLVEGRAIRLHPLVCTAYNADFDGDQMAVHVPLSAEAQAEARLLMLAAQNILNPKDGKPVVTPSQDMVLGNYYLTLEREGARGEGSVFYGPDEVLIAYQNGHVHLHTRIAIHASSVHNETFTEEQNKMFLLTTVGKVIFNEILPESFPYINEPTDVNLEQKTPEKYFAKLAIDAEQLAELEATEGYADLSEAEKIDAQRKAVLQKYFAAVPVVPPFRKKFLGNVIAEVFKRFHITETSKMLDRMKDLGFKYSTRAGITVGVSDIVVLPDKGTILDEAQSKVDKVMIQFRRGLITEEERYDRVISSWSAAKDEIQSKLMKSLEKTNPIFMMSDSGARGNASNFTQLAGMRGLMANPAGRIIELPIKSSFREGLTVLEYFISTHGARKGLADTALKTADSGYLTRRLVDVAQDVIVREDDCGTDRGLLIGALMEGNELIEALDERVIGRYTKKTIFHPETGEVILERDGLITQDVARVIDDAGIEQVTIRSAFTCNTKHGVCKKCYGMNLATGEEVEVGEAVGIIAAQSIGEPGTQLTMRTFHTGGVAGNDITMGLPRIQEIFESRNPKGQAVISEIAGVVSDIDEIREGLKEITVQGEVETRKYQAPYNARLKVQLNDTVEPGQLLTDGSIDPKQLLKVKDVSTVQEYLLKEVQKVYRMQGVEIGDKHIEVMVRQMLRKVRVIEAGDTDLLPGSLLDVHQFAEANADIILNGKNPATCRPVILGITKASLETESFLSAASFQETTRVLTDAAIKGKRDELLGLKENVIIGKLVPAGTGMQRYRQIRIEQDAETEEELTSAE
- the rpoB gene encoding DNA-directed RNA polymerase subunit beta, whose amino-acid sequence is MNELTGQLVQYGRHRQRRSFARIKEVLELPNLIEIQTASYEWFFAEGLREMFHDISPIEDFTGNLSLEFIDYALGEPKYDVDECKERDVTYAAPLRVKVRLHNKETDEVKEQDVFMGDFPLMTETGTFIINGAERVIVSQLVRSPSVYFHDKTDKNGKKGFGATVIPNRGAWLEYETDAKDVVYVRIDRTRKLPVTVLLRALGFGSDQEIIDIIGDNEYLRNTLEKDNTESTEKALLEIYERLRPGEPPTVESAKSLLFSRFFDAKRYDLANVGRYKMNKKLHIKNRLFNQTIAETLADPETGEILVEKGTVLDRRTLDKLIPYLENGIGFRKLSQVGGVLEDDITIQTIKIYAPNDEAQKEINVISNAYVEEEVKNIVPADILASVSYFFNLLYGVGNTDDIDHLGNRRIRSVGELLQNQFRIGLSRMERVVRERMSINDTASIVPQQLINIRPVIASIKEFFGSSQLSQFMDQTNPLAELTNKRRLSALGPGGLTRERAGMEVRDVHYSHYGRMCPIETPEGPNIGLINSLSSFAKINKFGFIETPYRRVDPDTGQVTEQIDYLTADEEDNYVVAQANSLLNEDGTFTKDEIVGRFRGDNTVFKKDKIDYMDVSPRQVVSVATACIPFLENDDSNRALMGANMQRQAVPLLNPEAPFVGTGMEHVDARDSGAAVVAKYEGIVEHVEARSIHVRRIETVDGKEVKGDLTKYKVQKFVRSNQGTSYNQRPIVKVGDRVKPKDILADGPSMEKGELALGRNVLVAFMTWDGFNYEDAVIMSERLVKDDVYTSVHIEEYESESRDTKLGPEEITRDIPNVGEDALRNLDERGIIRIGAEVRDGDILVGKVTPKGVTELTAEERLLHAIFGEKAREVRDTSLRVPHGAGGIVLDVKVFNREDGDELPPGVNQLVRAYIVQKRKIRVGDKMAGRHGNKGVISRILPEEDMPFMPDGTPVDIMLNPLGVPSRMNIGQVLELHLGMASRYLGIHMATPVFDGANEEDVWETMEEAGMDRDGKTILYDGRSGEPFDNRVSVGVMYMIKLAHMVDDKLHARSTGPYSLVTQQPLGGKAQFGGQRFGEMEVWALEAYGAAYTLQEILTVKSDDVVGRVKTYEAIVKGESVPEPGVPESFKVLIKELQSLGMDVKMLTINNEEVELRDLDEEDDLQPADALNIVPTDEEGDTVETVE